The Listeria welshimeri serovar 6b str. SLCC5334 genome has a window encoding:
- a CDS encoding ABC transporter ATP-binding protein, whose translation MFAFEHVYLKRENKTILSDINWVVNENENWAILGLNGSGKTTLLQLLNGYLWPSSGKLQVLGHIFGQASLPELRKSIGWVSNALDHRLKDYELSEQIVLSGKFASIGIYTKVTDSEINQAKTILSDCGGVSLIGKSYNILSQGERQIVLIARALMASPKLLILDEPCNGLDLFAKNRLLERIKTIAALPESPTMLFVTHHTEEIPSCFDNIILLRDGEITHHGKTEKLLTEKVLQDFYQKPVELIRMQDGAIAVYPK comes from the coding sequence ATGTTTGCATTTGAACATGTTTATTTAAAGCGTGAAAACAAAACTATCTTATCGGATATTAATTGGGTCGTTAATGAGAATGAAAATTGGGCGATACTTGGGCTTAACGGATCAGGTAAAACTACTTTACTTCAGCTTTTGAACGGATATCTTTGGCCAAGTAGTGGGAAACTTCAAGTGCTCGGGCATATTTTTGGACAAGCGTCTTTGCCAGAATTGCGGAAATCAATTGGGTGGGTTAGCAATGCTTTAGATCATCGGTTGAAAGATTATGAGTTAAGTGAACAAATTGTGCTTAGTGGCAAGTTTGCTAGTATTGGTATTTATACGAAAGTGACAGATTCTGAGATAAATCAAGCGAAAACAATACTTTCTGATTGTGGTGGTGTTTCCCTTATAGGAAAATCTTATAACATTTTATCTCAAGGAGAACGCCAAATTGTTTTAATTGCTCGTGCTTTAATGGCAAGTCCTAAATTACTGATTTTGGACGAACCTTGTAATGGGCTTGATCTATTCGCAAAAAATCGTTTGCTAGAACGTATCAAAACAATTGCAGCACTGCCTGAATCACCTACCATGCTTTTTGTTACACATCATACGGAAGAAATCCCCTCCTGCTTTGATAATATCATTTTACTACGTGACGGGGAAATAACTCATCACGGAAAAACAGAAAAACTTTTAACAGAAAAAGTTCTGCAAGATTTTTATCAAAAGCCTGTGGAGTTAATTCGAATGCAAGATGGTGCCATTGCGGTCTATCCAAAATAA
- the pepT gene encoding peptidase T: MKEELLKRFTKYVKVDTQSNEESTVCPTTKGQMELANILVTELKEIGMQEVTVDEFGYVMATLPSNTTKEVPVIGFLAHLDTATDLTGKNVQPQVHENYDGKDIVLNKELNVVLSPKQFPELAQYKGKTLITTDGTTLLGADDKAGITEIMVAMNYLINHPEIKHGKIRIAFTPDEEIGRGPERFDVEAFGAKYAYTMDGGPLGELEYESFNAAAAKITFNGNSVHPGTAKNKMVNAVKMAMEFDARIPKEEAPEHTDGYEGFYHLISLNGDVEQAKSYYIIRDFDHLKFVERKTHIATVAKELEEKYGKGSVELKLNDQYYNMREKIEPVKEIVDIVSAAMRNLDIEPKISPIRGGTDGAQLSYKGLPTPNIFGGGENFHGKFEYVALESMVKATEVIIEVARLFEEKE; this comes from the coding sequence ATGAAAGAAGAATTATTAAAACGATTTACAAAATATGTAAAAGTAGATACACAGTCGAATGAAGAGAGCACAGTTTGTCCAACAACTAAAGGGCAAATGGAACTGGCAAACATTCTCGTTACAGAACTAAAAGAAATTGGTATGCAAGAAGTTACTGTGGACGAATTCGGTTATGTAATGGCAACACTTCCTTCCAACACAACGAAAGAAGTTCCGGTTATTGGGTTTTTAGCTCATTTAGACACAGCAACAGATTTAACAGGAAAAAATGTCCAACCACAAGTTCATGAAAATTACGATGGGAAAGATATCGTTTTAAACAAAGAGTTAAATGTTGTATTATCACCTAAACAATTCCCGGAATTAGCTCAATATAAAGGGAAGACTCTTATCACGACAGACGGAACGACGCTACTTGGTGCAGATGATAAAGCCGGTATAACAGAAATAATGGTTGCAATGAATTATTTAATTAACCATCCTGAAATAAAACATGGTAAAATTCGCATTGCTTTCACGCCAGATGAAGAAATTGGTAGAGGACCTGAACGTTTTGACGTAGAAGCATTCGGAGCAAAATACGCTTATACTATGGACGGCGGACCACTTGGCGAACTTGAATATGAAAGTTTTAACGCAGCTGCAGCCAAAATCACTTTTAATGGTAATAGTGTTCACCCTGGAACTGCTAAAAATAAAATGGTTAATGCCGTTAAAATGGCGATGGAATTCGATGCACGCATTCCTAAAGAAGAAGCACCAGAACATACGGATGGATATGAAGGTTTTTATCATTTGATTTCCTTAAATGGTGATGTAGAACAAGCAAAATCCTACTATATCATTCGTGATTTTGATCATCTAAAATTTGTAGAGAGAAAAACGCATATCGCCACTGTTGCTAAAGAGTTAGAAGAAAAATATGGCAAAGGATCAGTAGAATTAAAGCTTAATGATCAATACTATAACATGCGCGAAAAAATTGAACCTGTTAAAGAAATTGTAGATATCGTTAGTGCAGCAATGCGAAACTTAGATATTGAACCAAAAATCAGCCCCATTCGTGGCGGGACAGATGGAGCCCAACTTTCTTACAAAGGACTACCAACACCAAATATTTTTGGCGGTGGTGAAAACTTCCATGGTAAATTCGAATATGTTGCGTTAGAAAGTATGGTAAAAGCAACAGAAGTAATCATCGAAGTAGCACGTTTGTTTGAAGAAAAAGAATAA
- a CDS encoding DUF1697 domain-containing protein produces the protein MEKYVALLRAVNVAGKNKVNMKDLKNALEKEGFQNVITYIQSGNLVLDSILQSESEVAVEITEVINMRFNLNIDVFVFSAQNYNQIINNNPFPNETIGKEERWMAAFYKEDIQIPKQKNTQAEVMAIGRVLYIHIFSGQIHTLKLPAFLGEYKKTITTTRNWRTTLQLQTILNSQE, from the coding sequence ATGGAAAAATACGTCGCTTTACTAAGAGCAGTAAACGTTGCCGGTAAAAATAAAGTGAATATGAAGGATTTAAAAAATGCTTTAGAAAAAGAGGGATTTCAAAATGTAATAACTTATATTCAAAGCGGCAACCTTGTTCTAGATTCTATTTTACAGTCAGAATCAGAAGTAGCTGTCGAAATAACAGAAGTAATTAACATGAGATTCAACTTAAATATTGATGTATTTGTATTTTCCGCACAAAATTACAATCAAATTATTAACAATAATCCATTTCCTAATGAAACAATCGGCAAAGAAGAACGTTGGATGGCAGCTTTCTACAAGGAAGACATCCAAATTCCAAAACAAAAAAATACTCAAGCTGAAGTAATGGCAATAGGACGTGTCCTCTATATTCATATCTTTTCAGGCCAAATCCATACACTAAAATTACCCGCTTTCCTTGGAGAATATAAAAAGACGATAACGACAACACGCAATTGGCGAACGACTCTTCAATTACAAACAATACTCAACAGTCAAGAATAG
- a CDS encoding exodeoxyribonuclease III, which yields MKLISWNVNGLRAAVKKGFLEYFEEVDADIFCLQETKLQEGQIELDLKAYKDYWNYAVKKGYSGTAIFTKVEPLSVQYGLGIPEHDTEGRVITLEFEAFFMVTVYTPNSQAELKRLDYRMTFEDAILEYIKNLDKTKPVVLCGDLNVAHEEIDLKNPKTNRKNAGFSDEERAKFSAFLDAGFIDSFRYFYPDLTDAYSWWSYRMNARARNTGWRIDYFVVSKRLKDKLVDAKIHSEVLGSDHCPVELELNL from the coding sequence ATGAAATTAATTTCTTGGAATGTAAATGGACTTCGAGCAGCTGTAAAAAAAGGCTTTTTGGAGTATTTTGAAGAAGTGGATGCAGATATTTTTTGTTTGCAGGAGACAAAATTACAAGAAGGTCAAATCGAACTGGATTTAAAAGCGTATAAGGATTACTGGAATTATGCAGTGAAAAAAGGTTATTCTGGTACCGCGATTTTTACGAAAGTGGAACCATTGTCTGTGCAATATGGCTTAGGGATACCGGAGCATGATACAGAAGGTCGCGTTATCACCCTTGAGTTTGAAGCGTTTTTTATGGTGACAGTTTATACCCCAAATTCGCAAGCTGAATTAAAACGTTTGGATTATCGTATGACTTTTGAAGATGCGATTTTGGAATATATAAAGAATTTGGATAAAACAAAACCGGTTGTGCTTTGTGGTGACTTGAATGTTGCGCACGAGGAAATTGATTTAAAAAACCCAAAGACAAATCGCAAAAATGCAGGATTCTCGGACGAGGAACGCGCGAAGTTTTCTGCGTTCTTAGATGCTGGATTTATTGATAGTTTCCGTTACTTTTATCCAGATTTGACTGATGCTTATTCGTGGTGGTCTTACCGAATGAACGCTCGTGCTAGGAATACTGGCTGGCGGATTGACTATTTTGTTGTTTCCAAGCGACTGAAAGACAAATTAGTGGATGCCAAAATCCATTCGGAAGTACTTGGTTCAGATCATTGCCCGGTGGAACTGGAACTTAATTTATAG
- a CDS encoding LysR family transcriptional regulator, which yields MLNITELITFKAVVEKKGFSTAAEFLGYSQSNVTKHIKKIEETVGFALFDRGWKATLTKEGELFYKEVDSLIDHWKSVSSVSEEIGTEQIGEIRIGIIEPLAKELLPQIMEWLQTNKPKMNAVFEMGNTKRLTDLIQSNELDCAFCGENKDMPAELEFEKIVEDEIILIALKGHELSSNNSTDLKDILNYPLIYGDKTCLSYQIFTQSLQKSNLLQELKTHYICSNQLLIPEILLQTQIAIVPRSIMDENTNEVVVLPFTSKDFQVEYGMVKKKKEYNYLKETIQSITELVRT from the coding sequence ATGTTGAATATTACTGAACTGATTACATTTAAAGCAGTTGTAGAGAAAAAGGGTTTCTCCACAGCGGCAGAATTTTTAGGTTATTCCCAGTCGAATGTAACCAAACATATTAAAAAAATAGAAGAGACAGTAGGTTTCGCATTATTTGATAGAGGTTGGAAAGCAACTTTGACAAAAGAAGGGGAGCTTTTTTATAAAGAAGTAGATAGTTTAATTGATCATTGGAAAAGCGTTTCTAGTGTATCAGAAGAAATTGGCACTGAGCAGATAGGAGAAATCCGAATTGGAATAATCGAACCGCTCGCTAAAGAACTATTACCGCAAATAATGGAATGGCTTCAAACAAATAAACCCAAAATGAATGCTGTATTTGAGATGGGAAATACGAAAAGATTAACCGACCTTATTCAAAGCAATGAACTTGATTGTGCTTTTTGTGGTGAAAATAAGGACATGCCTGCTGAACTAGAATTTGAAAAGATAGTTGAGGATGAAATTATTTTGATAGCATTAAAAGGGCATGAACTATCCTCCAATAACTCAACTGATTTAAAAGATATTTTAAACTATCCATTAATTTATGGTGACAAAACGTGTTTAAGTTATCAAATATTTACACAAAGCTTACAAAAATCAAATTTGCTTCAGGAGTTAAAAACACATTACATTTGTTCCAATCAACTATTAATCCCAGAAATTTTACTGCAAACACAGATTGCTATTGTGCCACGTTCTATTATGGATGAAAACACGAATGAGGTGGTAGTGTTACCTTTTACTTCTAAAGATTTCCAAGTGGAATATGGCATGGTGAAGAAGAAAAAAGAATACAATTATTTAAAAGAAACCATTCAATCTATTACTGAATTAGTGAGGACATAA
- a CDS encoding tautomerase family protein — translation MPIVKIFYGKEFDVETVHKINLAIHVSLKECFQVPEDDTFQIWIPTNPAFHFIDENYLLTHGKRNDMFMYIEIFCGPGRSDDQKKQLYEMLALKVERETTVTKQNLFILLNEVPLQNWSFGEGYAQMI, via the coding sequence ATGCCAATTGTAAAAATTTTTTATGGAAAAGAATTCGATGTAGAAACGGTACACAAAATCAACCTAGCTATCCATGTTTCTTTAAAGGAATGTTTTCAAGTACCTGAAGATGACACCTTCCAAATTTGGATTCCTACCAATCCAGCCTTTCATTTTATCGACGAAAATTATTTACTCACTCATGGAAAAAGAAATGATATGTTCATGTATATCGAAATTTTTTGCGGGCCTGGACGTTCTGACGATCAGAAAAAACAATTGTATGAAATGCTTGCTTTAAAAGTGGAAAGAGAAACTACTGTGACTAAACAAAATTTATTTATTTTATTAAATGAAGTTCCGCTTCAAAATTGGTCTTTTGGAGAAGGTTATGCACAAATGATTTAA
- a CDS encoding carboxymuconolactone decarboxylase family protein has protein sequence MANKPIVEDLSPAFKEHFSNLSTYTNDILFKEVWLDEQLDSKTRSIVTLSILAALGNSEQMTFHLETARNNGVSKKELTSLCTHLAFYIGWPQTMLLVDKILVTD, from the coding sequence ATGGCTAATAAACCTATTGTTGAAGATTTAAGCCCTGCATTCAAAGAGCACTTTTCTAACCTATCAACTTATACAAATGATATTTTATTTAAAGAGGTATGGTTAGATGAACAATTAGATTCAAAAACTCGAAGTATTGTTACACTTAGTATTTTAGCAGCGCTTGGTAATTCAGAACAAATGACTTTTCACTTGGAGACAGCGCGGAATAATGGTGTATCGAAAAAGGAATTAACTAGTTTATGCACACATTTGGCTTTTTATATCGGCTGGCCTCAAACAATGCTACTAGTGGATAAAATACTGGTTACAGATTAG
- the rplT gene encoding 50S ribosomal protein L20, giving the protein MPRVKGGTVTRKRRKKIVKLAKGYYGSKHLLFKVANQAVMKSYQYAYRDRRQKKRDFRRLWIARINAAARMQDLSYSKLMHGLKLAGIDINRKMLADLAVNDIASFNTLADSAKKALAK; this is encoded by the coding sequence ATGCCACGCGTAAAAGGCGGAACAGTAACACGCAAACGTCGTAAAAAGATAGTTAAATTAGCCAAAGGGTATTATGGCTCTAAACATTTATTATTCAAAGTAGCTAACCAAGCGGTAATGAAATCTTACCAATATGCTTATAGAGATCGTCGTCAAAAGAAACGTGATTTCCGTAGATTATGGATTGCACGTATCAATGCGGCAGCTCGTATGCAAGATCTTTCTTACAGCAAATTAATGCACGGCTTAAAATTAGCTGGTATTGATATTAATCGTAAAATGCTTGCAGACTTAGCAGTAAATGATATTGCATCATTCAACACACTTGCTGATTCAGCAAAAAAAGCATTAGCTAAATAA
- the rpmI gene encoding 50S ribosomal protein L35 produces MPKMKTHRGSAKRFKRTGSGKLKRRHGFTSHMFANKSQKQKRKLRKSAMVSAGDFKRIRQMVAKMK; encoded by the coding sequence ATGCCAAAAATGAAAACCCACCGCGGTTCCGCTAAACGTTTCAAGAGAACAGGATCTGGAAAATTAAAACGCAGACACGGCTTTACTAGCCATATGTTCGCTAACAAATCCCAAAAACAAAAACGTAAATTGCGTAAATCAGCAATGGTATCAGCTGGCGACTTCAAACGTATTCGTCAAATGGTCGCTAAAATGAAATAA
- the infC gene encoding translation initiation factor IF-3, with product MSKDMLVNDGIRAREVRLIDQDGEQLGVKSKIDALQIAEKANLDLVLVAPTAKPPVARIMDYGKFRFEQQKKDKEARKNQKVIVMKEVRLSPTIDEHDFDTKLRNARKFLEKGDKVKCSIRFKGRAITHKEIGQKVLDRFAKACEDLCTIEQRPKMDGRSMFLVLAPLHEK from the coding sequence ATTAGCAAAGACATGTTGGTAAACGATGGGATTCGTGCACGTGAAGTAAGATTGATCGACCAAGACGGTGAACAATTAGGCGTGAAGAGTAAAATCGATGCGCTTCAAATTGCTGAAAAGGCTAATCTTGATCTAGTGCTTGTTGCTCCAACAGCGAAACCGCCAGTAGCTCGTATTATGGACTACGGTAAATTCCGTTTTGAACAACAGAAGAAAGATAAAGAAGCCCGTAAGAACCAAAAAGTCATCGTAATGAAGGAAGTTCGTTTAAGTCCAACAATCGACGAACACGATTTTGATACGAAGCTACGTAATGCACGTAAATTCCTTGAAAAAGGCGATAAAGTAAAATGCTCTATCCGTTTTAAAGGCCGTGCGATTACACACAAAGAAATCGGTCAGAAGGTGCTTGACCGTTTTGCAAAAGCGTGCGAAGACCTTTGTACAATTGAGCAAAGACCAAAAATGGACGGACGTTCGATGTTCTTAGTCCTAGCACCACTTCATGAAAAGTAA
- a CDS encoding NmrA family NAD(P)-binding protein, producing METILIIGGTGNIGYPLIEALTKKKNVNLVVGAHNVENAKKKLAHFDQLEVKAFDFLDASTYETCLKGIDRLFFVRPPELSNPKEDMFPFLEKVKLLQIKQVVFVSLIGVEKNPMTPHNKIEKKIEALNLPYTFIRPSFFMQNLNTTHLEDIRDYHDLFVPAGKALTSFIDTRDIGAVAAVCLSEEKYIGRKIEITGAKAISYYQAAEIMSEVLGVPISYSKPSLWKFRKVMLRRSIPKNFVNVMVMLYFITQLGNAKKVAHVVEEILNREPISFAKYVADNKEQFL from the coding sequence ATGGAAACAATATTAATAATTGGTGGCACAGGAAATATAGGTTATCCATTAATAGAAGCACTTACCAAAAAAAAGAATGTTAATCTTGTTGTTGGTGCGCATAATGTAGAAAACGCCAAGAAAAAATTAGCGCATTTTGATCAATTAGAAGTGAAAGCATTTGATTTTTTAGATGCTTCAACTTATGAAACTTGTTTGAAAGGGATAGATCGCCTATTTTTTGTGCGCCCTCCTGAGTTATCCAACCCTAAAGAAGATATGTTTCCATTTTTGGAAAAAGTGAAGCTTCTTCAAATAAAGCAAGTAGTATTTGTTTCTTTAATAGGCGTGGAGAAAAATCCAATGACTCCTCATAATAAAATAGAGAAAAAAATAGAAGCTTTAAACCTGCCATATACATTCATAAGACCTAGTTTTTTTATGCAAAATTTAAATACAACCCATCTGGAAGATATTAGAGATTATCATGATTTATTTGTTCCGGCAGGAAAGGCACTCACTAGTTTTATTGATACAAGAGATATTGGAGCGGTTGCGGCAGTTTGTTTATCCGAAGAAAAATATATAGGGCGAAAAATAGAAATTACTGGAGCTAAAGCTATTTCTTATTACCAAGCAGCTGAAATAATGAGTGAAGTATTAGGCGTTCCCATTTCTTATAGTAAACCTTCACTATGGAAATTTAGAAAAGTGATGTTGCGAAGAAGTATACCAAAGAATTTTGTTAATGTAATGGTAATGCTTTATTTTATTACTCAGCTTGGTAATGCAAAAAAAGTGGCACATGTTGTAGAGGAAATATTAAATAGAGAGCCTATTTCTTTTGCGAAATATGTGGCAGATAATAAAGAACAGTTTTTATAA
- a CDS encoding MarR family winged helix-turn-helix transcriptional regulator yields the protein MDNIGYLFMNCSKKLKYELNEALMMKNITIQQWTVMNQVELNNSWGKTSTSVEIGKNLDMDKPTISGIVKRLEKKGYIIKERNIEDNRSYYLQLTSDGKHIVQACQQLSDEIVKFFLKPLTKHEITNLQNILMKLNKEEF from the coding sequence ATGGATAATATCGGCTATTTATTTATGAATTGTTCCAAAAAATTGAAGTATGAGCTAAATGAGGCATTGATGATGAAAAATATTACGATTCAGCAATGGACAGTGATGAACCAAGTTGAATTAAATAATAGTTGGGGAAAAACAAGTACCTCAGTAGAAATAGGGAAAAATTTAGACATGGATAAACCTACTATATCTGGAATAGTGAAACGTTTGGAAAAGAAAGGTTATATAATAAAAGAGCGAAATATAGAGGATAACCGTTCATACTATTTGCAGTTGACAAGCGATGGCAAGCATATTGTTCAGGCATGTCAGCAATTAAGTGACGAGATCGTAAAGTTTTTTTTAAAACCTTTAACCAAGCATGAAATTACCAATTTACAAAACATACTGATGAAATTAAATAAGGAGGAATTCTGA
- the rplS gene encoding 50S ribosomal protein L19: MNKLIDEITKGQLNPDVPSFRPGDTVRVHAKVVEGTRERIQLFEGVVIKRRGAGISETFTVRKISNSVGVERTFPVHTPRIAKLEVIRRGKVRRAKLYYLRNLRGKAARIKEIR; encoded by the coding sequence ATGAACAAACTGATTGATGAAATCACAAAAGGTCAACTAAACCCAGATGTTCCAAGTTTCCGTCCGGGTGATACTGTACGTGTACATGCGAAAGTAGTCGAAGGTACTCGCGAACGTATCCAATTATTCGAAGGCGTTGTAATCAAACGTCGCGGAGCTGGAATCAGCGAAACTTTCACTGTTCGTAAAATTTCTAACAGTGTTGGTGTGGAACGTACTTTCCCAGTACATACTCCACGTATCGCAAAATTAGAAGTTATCCGTCGTGGTAAAGTACGCCGTGCAAAACTTTACTACCTACGTAACCTACGTGGTAAAGCGGCTCGTATTAAAGAAATTCGTTAA
- the trmD gene encoding tRNA (guanosine(37)-N1)-methyltransferase TrmD, translated as MKIDILSIFPDMFSGVTGNSIIKKAIENERVEVEVTDFREYAEGKHHIVDDYPYGGGAGMLLKAQPIFDAVQAVKEKQPETKPRVILMDPAGKRFDQKMAEEFAEEEHLVFICGHYEGYDERIREHLVTDEVSIGDYILTGGEIGAMIVMDSVIRLLPGVLGNKDSAVTDSFSTGLLEHPHYTRPADFRGMKVPDILLSGNHAWIEEWRDKESLKRTYERRPDLLKNYPLTDKQKTWLKEWSDSK; from the coding sequence ATGAAAATTGACATTCTATCTATTTTCCCAGATATGTTTTCGGGGGTGACTGGTAATTCCATTATTAAAAAAGCCATCGAAAATGAGCGTGTCGAGGTTGAAGTGACTGATTTCAGGGAATATGCAGAAGGAAAGCATCATATTGTCGATGATTATCCTTATGGTGGCGGGGCAGGCATGTTGCTTAAAGCCCAACCAATATTTGATGCTGTTCAAGCTGTCAAAGAGAAACAACCAGAAACAAAGCCAAGAGTCATTTTAATGGATCCAGCTGGCAAACGCTTTGACCAAAAAATGGCGGAAGAATTCGCTGAAGAAGAGCATTTGGTCTTCATTTGTGGACATTATGAAGGCTATGATGAACGAATTCGTGAACATCTTGTAACAGATGAAGTTTCCATCGGGGATTATATTTTAACTGGTGGTGAAATTGGTGCAATGATTGTGATGGACAGCGTTATCCGCCTTTTACCTGGCGTACTTGGTAATAAAGATTCGGCAGTAACGGATTCGTTCTCGACTGGATTACTCGAACATCCGCACTATACTCGACCAGCCGATTTTCGAGGAATGAAAGTACCAGATATTTTACTCAGCGGAAATCACGCTTGGATAGAAGAATGGCGTGACAAAGAATCGCTTAAAAGAACTTACGAACGCCGCCCAGATTTACTCAAAAACTATCCCTTAACAGACAAGCAAAAAACTTGGCTCAAAGAATGGTCCGACAGTAAATAA
- the rimM gene encoding ribosome maturation factor RimM (Essential for efficient processing of 16S rRNA) — MEKMYNVGKIVNTHGLIGEIRVIATTDFPEERFQVGNTVYLFEKNSKKPEKLIIRSHRKHKNFDLLMFEGLTGIHQVERMKEGVLKIKETQQTDLEENEFYFHEIIGCTVVTTDGEELGEIIEILTPGANDVWVVKGADKKEKLIPYIADVVKEINTNDKKITIEVMEGLLD, encoded by the coding sequence ATGGAAAAAATGTATAATGTAGGAAAAATTGTCAATACCCATGGTTTAATTGGAGAAATTCGTGTTATCGCGACAACGGATTTTCCTGAAGAACGGTTCCAAGTAGGAAATACTGTATACTTATTTGAAAAAAATAGTAAAAAGCCAGAAAAACTAATCATTCGCTCACACCGTAAACATAAAAACTTTGATTTGCTTATGTTTGAAGGACTCACTGGAATTCATCAAGTAGAGCGGATGAAAGAAGGCGTACTTAAAATCAAAGAAACGCAACAGACGGATTTGGAAGAAAATGAATTTTACTTCCATGAAATTATTGGTTGTACAGTTGTGACGACAGATGGGGAAGAACTTGGCGAAATTATAGAAATTCTGACACCAGGTGCTAATGATGTATGGGTTGTAAAAGGCGCAGACAAAAAAGAAAAACTCATTCCGTATATTGCTGACGTTGTGAAAGAAATTAACACGAATGACAAAAAAATCACCATCGAAGTCATGGAAGGGCTGCTAGATTAA
- a CDS encoding YlqD family protein: protein MEIIQKVVVKQILTEASKQELIEYYTEQKRQIEQECDQLHFEQKKMERKSKFQPDQVADYFVHELEIRREKKKLIQFQMEQLEVLELGSEIREREMETIIDVQVGDKWDKSIFDKTIVVKDGIIVEIR from the coding sequence GTGGAAATCATCCAAAAAGTTGTCGTCAAACAAATTCTGACAGAAGCAAGTAAACAAGAATTGATTGAGTATTATACTGAACAAAAACGACAAATAGAACAAGAATGCGATCAACTGCATTTTGAACAAAAGAAAATGGAACGAAAAAGTAAATTTCAACCAGACCAAGTAGCAGATTATTTTGTCCACGAACTTGAAATACGTAGAGAAAAGAAGAAGCTAATCCAGTTCCAAATGGAGCAATTAGAAGTACTTGAACTTGGTAGTGAAATTCGCGAACGTGAAATGGAAACAATTATTGATGTACAAGTAGGAGATAAGTGGGATAAATCCATTTTTGATAAAACCATTGTTGTCAAAGATGGAATCATTGTAGAAATACGCTAG
- a CDS encoding gamma-glutamyl-gamma-aminobutyrate hydrolase family protein: MKPVIGITGNRLVKGVDVFYGHRVTYTQQRYVDAIQKVGGFPIALPIDDPSLAVQAISLVDGLLLTGGQDITPQFYLEEPSQEIGVYFPPRDSYEIALVRAALDAGKPIFAICRGMQLVNVALGGSLYQDISQVETKALQHLQRVDEQLGSHTIDIEPTSELAKHHPNKKLVNSLHHQFIKKLAPSFKVTARTADGMIEAVEGDNLPSWYLGVQWHPELMFQTDPESEQLFQALVDESKKFMVK, encoded by the coding sequence ATGAAGCCAGTTATTGGAATTACAGGAAACAGATTAGTAAAAGGAGTGGACGTATTTTACGGACACCGCGTAACCTATACACAACAGCGATATGTAGATGCTATTCAAAAAGTTGGCGGATTTCCTATCGCTTTACCAATAGATGACCCGTCTCTTGCCGTTCAAGCAATTTCTCTTGTAGATGGTTTGCTTTTAACCGGTGGGCAAGACATTACACCACAATTTTATTTAGAAGAACCATCCCAAGAAATTGGTGTATATTTTCCGCCGCGTGATAGTTATGAAATCGCCTTAGTTCGGGCAGCCTTAGATGCTGGAAAACCCATTTTTGCGATTTGTCGAGGTATGCAACTCGTTAATGTTGCCCTAGGTGGATCACTTTATCAAGATATAAGTCAAGTGGAAACGAAGGCACTACAACATTTGCAGCGCGTCGATGAACAACTAGGCTCTCATACAATTGATATTGAACCTACGAGCGAACTTGCAAAGCATCACCCAAATAAAAAATTAGTCAATTCGCTGCACCACCAATTTATCAAAAAATTAGCACCTAGTTTTAAAGTAACTGCACGAACAGCGGATGGAATGATTGAAGCAGTGGAAGGCGATAATTTACCAAGTTGGTACTTAGGTGTGCAGTGGCATCCAGAATTAATGTTCCAAACAGATCCAGAAAGTGAGCAATTATTCCAAGCATTAGTAGATGAATCCAAAAAATTTATGGTAAAATAA